One Fuerstiella marisgermanici DNA window includes the following coding sequences:
- a CDS encoding SLC13 family permease yields the protein MALGFAVILLAPTPAGMKPEAHRLVAVTFLMAGLWVTQAVPLAATSLLPLALFPLLGIQAAPDVSKAFINHYVFLYLGGFVIALSIERWNLHRRIALNIVNIVGAKPRQLVLGFLLATAGLSMWISNTASTLLMLPIAIALLKTMEDEDTARDSDQPNILAVPLLLAIAYAASIGGMTTIVGTPTNNAAVGIYRRLVPEGDEISVAKWMIACVPIGVLYLGIAWLVLTWKLPRRTDRDAAMKDQLSTRLKNLGRMTAAEARVLAVFAATAVLWIFRNPLEFGGVQLLPGWSELVPRWFEWMGHTAAEGEVNLKAFINDSTVAIVLAVLLFFLPSGTKTAEGDAIPLMDWDTAKKLPWDIMLLFGGGFALAGAFDQSVTGLAGWIGDALEGPLQDQPAWVVIAVTCFLMTFLTEFTSNVATVSTILPSLLLMADPLGMDSRLLMIPATLATSCAFMLPIATPPNAIVFGSGRIQVRDMVRYGLLLNLVGVPILTASTYLLIKPLMGIP from the coding sequence ATGGCCCTCGGTTTCGCGGTGATTCTGCTCGCGCCGACGCCGGCAGGCATGAAGCCCGAAGCTCACCGACTGGTTGCTGTTACGTTTCTCATGGCGGGCTTGTGGGTCACTCAGGCAGTGCCGCTGGCCGCCACGAGTTTGCTGCCGCTGGCCCTGTTTCCCCTGCTGGGAATTCAGGCGGCGCCGGACGTCAGCAAGGCGTTCATCAATCACTACGTGTTTCTGTATCTCGGCGGCTTCGTGATCGCACTCAGCATCGAACGCTGGAATCTGCATCGCCGCATCGCGCTGAATATTGTGAACATCGTCGGCGCGAAGCCTCGTCAGCTGGTGCTCGGTTTCCTGCTGGCGACGGCAGGCTTATCGATGTGGATCAGTAACACGGCTTCCACACTGCTCATGCTGCCGATCGCGATTGCGCTGCTGAAAACGATGGAAGACGAAGACACTGCGCGGGATTCGGACCAGCCCAACATTCTGGCGGTGCCGCTTTTGCTGGCGATCGCGTACGCAGCAAGCATTGGCGGCATGACCACCATTGTCGGCACGCCGACCAATAATGCGGCCGTGGGCATCTATCGCAGATTGGTGCCGGAGGGCGATGAAATCAGCGTCGCCAAATGGATGATCGCCTGCGTGCCAATCGGCGTGCTGTACCTTGGCATTGCCTGGCTGGTGCTGACGTGGAAACTACCTCGCCGAACCGATCGTGACGCGGCCATGAAAGATCAACTGTCGACGCGCCTGAAGAATCTGGGCCGGATGACGGCTGCCGAAGCTCGAGTGCTTGCGGTGTTCGCTGCGACGGCGGTGTTGTGGATCTTTCGCAACCCGCTGGAATTCGGCGGCGTCCAGCTTCTGCCGGGCTGGTCGGAACTGGTACCGCGCTGGTTTGAATGGATGGGGCACACGGCGGCTGAAGGTGAAGTCAACTTAAAGGCATTTATCAACGATTCAACCGTCGCCATCGTGCTGGCCGTTTTGCTGTTCTTTCTGCCTTCAGGCACAAAGACGGCGGAAGGTGATGCGATTCCATTGATGGACTGGGACACCGCGAAAAAGTTGCCGTGGGATATTATGCTGCTGTTCGGCGGTGGGTTTGCTCTGGCCGGAGCCTTCGACCAATCGGTGACCGGGCTGGCGGGTTGGATCGGCGATGCTCTGGAAGGCCCGCTGCAAGATCAGCCGGCGTGGGTTGTCATTGCGGTAACCTGTTTTCTGATGACCTTCCTGACGGAATTTACCAGTAACGTCGCCACGGTCAGCACAATTCTGCCGTCGCTGTTGTTGATGGCGGACCCACTTGGCATGGACTCACGTCTGCTGATGATCCCGGCGACTTTGGCGACGAGCTGTGCGTTTATGCTGCCGATCGCCACGCCTCCGAACGCGATCGTGTTTGGTTCGGGACGGATACAGGTCCGAGACATGGTGCGTTACGGTTTGCTGTTGAACCTTGTCGGCGTGCCGATTTTGACTGCCAGCACTTACCTTCTAATCAAGCCGCTGATGGGAATCCCGTGA
- a CDS encoding YfhO family protein, with product MTSSREESVDKRLTVTWLQWLLAAVIGSALSLGTWWGLATGGGLVGGDTYTYFMPQKVVLAEAFANGEIPLWHNLTGLGYPLHAESQAGVFYPSNQILYRVFDINTAYNVSILMHYALAFVFAWRFVRCQKVTQWPALLAAAIYVYGWFPARVSLEWSIIGGLWLPLCLWQTDRLIERASWRRFSVLALCLGCHLLAGHFALAFICQLTLVGYAALKLFFCRSQPDQSTGTEQPPEQPSGRAAVPSPVKPVAMVIAAIFSGLAVASVQLLPTYELKQNSQREGVEKEFNPAYGHMPPLYVSQLVASWWYWHTPEIIVSRQMRDTPGTIDAETNAVEAHLYLGLFPLLLLCLLLNKQFRQGMDRPALKIWGCLSLAALLYATGWLMPVTRHLPGFAFFMGPGRYTIVAAMGGSILVALSLDQLLSRSSAAMRVVTVIAIGLITLPDLAWSSNVVTNAVVVERPPMTLVDQSWLEETLQDETASMPRLLAPGPNLCNLLGTSCVPQYLGIGPAVYYTDALQPPTGPSNEDDEFPSAEQLVQLESLGITHIVTLDQLRRPADAIELVNAAPDAILNTVWGRGRDSCFLYRVVSIPQRHAVEPAAALTSFELLTAEPGRVIFEVNLADAAEVSWRELMYPGWRVTVDGREAEPTEGLMRTVRLDSGRHTVEWRYWPSSFMYGAAFSGLTLLLLIFAAVRPSRRN from the coding sequence GTGACCAGCAGCCGCGAAGAATCTGTTGATAAACGGCTGACGGTGACGTGGCTGCAATGGCTGCTGGCCGCTGTGATTGGCAGCGCCTTGTCGCTGGGAACATGGTGGGGGCTGGCGACGGGCGGTGGGCTTGTCGGCGGCGATACGTACACCTACTTCATGCCGCAGAAAGTCGTGCTGGCGGAAGCATTTGCCAACGGCGAGATCCCGTTGTGGCACAATCTGACCGGCCTGGGGTACCCGCTTCATGCCGAAAGCCAAGCGGGAGTCTTCTATCCGTCGAACCAGATTCTGTACCGTGTTTTTGACATCAACACGGCTTACAACGTCAGCATTTTGATGCACTACGCGCTGGCCTTTGTCTTCGCGTGGCGGTTTGTGCGTTGCCAGAAGGTGACTCAATGGCCCGCGTTGCTGGCTGCCGCGATCTACGTTTACGGCTGGTTTCCGGCTCGGGTTTCGCTCGAATGGAGCATCATCGGCGGCCTGTGGTTACCACTGTGTTTGTGGCAGACAGACCGTTTGATCGAACGTGCGTCGTGGCGACGGTTTTCGGTGTTGGCGTTGTGCCTTGGCTGCCACCTGCTGGCAGGACACTTCGCGCTGGCGTTTATCTGCCAGTTAACGCTGGTCGGCTACGCGGCGTTGAAGCTGTTTTTCTGTCGGTCCCAGCCGGACCAATCGACGGGAACAGAGCAGCCGCCGGAACAGCCTTCTGGCCGAGCTGCCGTGCCATCGCCGGTGAAGCCGGTAGCCATGGTTATCGCCGCCATTTTTTCGGGGCTGGCGGTCGCATCGGTTCAGTTGTTGCCGACGTATGAGCTCAAGCAAAACAGTCAGCGTGAAGGCGTTGAAAAAGAATTCAACCCGGCGTACGGTCACATGCCGCCGCTGTACGTGAGTCAACTGGTGGCTTCGTGGTGGTATTGGCACACGCCGGAAATCATCGTGTCGCGTCAGATGCGAGACACGCCAGGCACCATCGATGCGGAAACGAATGCTGTCGAAGCTCATCTGTATTTGGGACTCTTTCCACTGCTGCTGCTTTGCTTGTTGCTCAACAAACAGTTCCGTCAGGGCATGGATCGGCCGGCATTGAAGATCTGGGGGTGTCTTTCGTTGGCCGCCTTGTTGTATGCGACCGGCTGGTTAATGCCGGTCACGCGCCACCTGCCGGGATTTGCTTTCTTTATGGGGCCCGGGCGATACACGATTGTCGCAGCGATGGGCGGCAGTATTTTAGTGGCGTTGTCGCTGGACCAACTGCTAAGTCGCTCATCGGCCGCGATGCGCGTCGTGACTGTCATCGCGATCGGGCTGATCACCTTGCCGGATTTAGCGTGGTCGTCGAATGTGGTGACGAATGCCGTCGTCGTCGAACGTCCGCCGATGACTTTGGTGGACCAAAGTTGGCTGGAAGAAACGCTACAGGACGAAACAGCATCGATGCCTCGGCTGTTGGCCCCCGGCCCCAACCTTTGCAACCTGCTGGGGACCAGTTGCGTGCCACAATATCTTGGCATCGGGCCAGCGGTTTACTACACCGACGCTCTGCAACCGCCGACGGGACCGTCCAATGAGGACGACGAGTTTCCTTCGGCGGAACAGCTGGTGCAGCTAGAGTCGTTGGGAATCACTCATATTGTCACACTGGATCAGCTCCGCCGTCCGGCCGATGCGATTGAACTCGTCAACGCTGCTCCGGACGCCATTTTAAACACCGTCTGGGGCCGCGGACGCGATTCCTGTTTTCTGTACCGCGTGGTGTCGATCCCTCAGCGGCACGCTGTCGAACCAGCGGCGGCGTTGACTTCGTTCGAACTACTGACGGCTGAACCCGGCCGCGTAATTTTCGAAGTTAATCTTGCGGATGCTGCTGAAGTTTCGTGGCGAGAACTTATGTACCCCGGCTGGCGGGTTACCGTCGACGGACGCGAGGCCGAGCCTACAGAAGGGCTGATGCGAACGGTCCGTCTGGACAGCGGTCGCCACACGGTGGAATGGCGTTACTGGCCGTCAAGTTTTATGTACGGCGCAGCCTTCAGCGGGCTGACGTTGCTTCTGCTGATTTTCGCAGCCGTACGTCCTTCGCGCCGAAACTGA
- the rimI gene encoding ribosomal protein S18-alanine N-acetyltransferase, whose amino-acid sequence MDEVLEIERSSFEFPWTEEEFLTCLRQRNCIGTVAELDHEIVGFMIYELHQSMLRILNFSVSPNCRRRGVGQQMVQRLIDKLSQQRRREIVLEVRETNLDAQLFFANSGFKALSVLRNHYDDTCEDAYYMRYSLKSAVHESFQPTNRLSEYDAA is encoded by the coding sequence ATGGATGAGGTTCTGGAGATCGAAAGATCCAGTTTCGAATTTCCATGGACCGAAGAAGAATTCCTGACTTGCCTGCGTCAGCGCAACTGCATCGGGACTGTCGCCGAACTCGACCATGAGATCGTCGGTTTCATGATCTACGAGCTGCATCAGTCGATGCTGCGGATTCTGAATTTTTCTGTGTCTCCGAATTGCCGCCGTCGCGGCGTCGGGCAGCAGATGGTTCAGCGCTTGATCGACAAGTTGTCGCAACAGCGTCGCCGCGAAATCGTGCTGGAAGTTCGCGAAACAAACCTCGACGCTCAGTTGTTCTTCGCGAACAGCGGCTTCAAGGCTCTTTCCGTTCTGCGAAATCACTACGACGACACTTGTGAAGATGCGTACTATATGCGGTATTCACTGAAGTCTGCCGTACACGAATCATTCCAGCCGACGAATCGTCTTTCCGAATACGACGCTGCGTAG
- a CDS encoding Gfo/Idh/MocA family protein, producing the protein MLKSVRWGIIGIGRFGAIHAQTVQSLYGSELAAVCHHDPEKLAAAASAYPETSATCDYRDLLQDNRVDAVSITTHWQQHFSIAKAALEAGKHVFLEKPMAETSEQCRELVALAADSPGFLMVGHVCRFDPRASLAERSIRDGAIGRIVSMHAKRNLPRAPGHIRLDKISPLMGDGIHDADLMLWFMNQMPTRVYARNVRASDFRYADVGWAMLEFGDAAVGVIETVWCLPENVSTVIDAKIEVIGTDGMLTVDCSETGFQMVNADGIKMRDTVYWPEQHGRRVGALAEQLAYFANCVRTNTAPTVSTPLDAAKAVTVMEAAERSAKLHSPVEIPSPDADF; encoded by the coding sequence ATGCTGAAAAGCGTCCGATGGGGAATTATCGGAATTGGGCGATTTGGCGCCATCCACGCCCAAACCGTTCAGTCTTTGTACGGCAGCGAATTGGCCGCCGTTTGTCACCACGATCCGGAAAAACTGGCCGCCGCCGCGTCCGCGTATCCTGAAACGTCCGCGACCTGCGACTATCGAGACCTGTTGCAGGACAACAGAGTCGATGCTGTCAGCATCACGACTCATTGGCAGCAGCACTTTTCGATCGCAAAAGCCGCGTTAGAGGCCGGCAAGCACGTGTTTCTGGAAAAGCCAATGGCGGAAACGTCGGAACAGTGCCGGGAACTTGTAGCGTTGGCTGCTGATTCGCCCGGCTTTTTAATGGTGGGCCACGTCTGCCGGTTTGATCCTCGAGCCAGCCTTGCAGAACGTTCGATTCGCGATGGTGCGATCGGCCGCATTGTGTCCATGCACGCAAAACGCAATCTGCCGCGAGCACCGGGACACATTCGGCTGGACAAGATCTCGCCCCTGATGGGCGACGGCATTCACGATGCTGATCTGATGCTGTGGTTTATGAACCAGATGCCAACACGAGTCTACGCTCGAAATGTTCGTGCCTCTGACTTCCGCTATGCCGACGTTGGCTGGGCCATGCTCGAATTCGGCGACGCAGCGGTTGGTGTGATCGAAACAGTGTGGTGTCTTCCGGAAAACGTTTCCACCGTCATCGATGCGAAGATCGAAGTGATCGGCACGGACGGAATGTTGACGGTGGACTGTTCGGAAACCGGGTTCCAAATGGTGAATGCGGACGGCATCAAGATGCGAGACACCGTTTACTGGCCGGAGCAGCATGGCCGCCGTGTGGGTGCATTGGCCGAACAACTGGCGTACTTCGCAAACTGCGTCCGCACCAACACGGCGCCGACGGTTTCAACACCACTGGATGCCGCGAAGGCGGTGACAGTGATGGAAGCCGCAGAACGGTCTGCGAAGCTGCATTCGCCGGTAGAGATTCCAAGTCCGGATGCAGACTTTTGA
- a CDS encoding TraR/DksA family transcriptional regulator translates to MMKQEDLQQFRDILRAMQARVREDVDQLEEEAFSSKGNGDHGSSNHMAEMGSDAWDVDFSLRMVENDEEFLKEISTALSKIDKATFGLCEMCLESGKSEAKSRIPKARLKAVPYARNCVDCERERETENS, encoded by the coding sequence ATGATGAAGCAAGAAGACTTACAGCAGTTTCGAGATATCCTGCGAGCCATGCAGGCACGCGTTCGTGAGGACGTGGACCAGCTGGAAGAGGAAGCGTTTTCGTCTAAAGGAAATGGCGACCACGGTTCGTCCAACCATATGGCGGAAATGGGGTCGGACGCGTGGGACGTCGACTTTTCGCTAAGAATGGTGGAAAATGACGAAGAGTTTCTGAAAGAGATCTCGACGGCGTTAAGCAAAATCGACAAAGCTACGTTCGGTTTGTGCGAAATGTGTCTGGAATCGGGTAAGTCTGAGGCCAAATCCCGTATTCCCAAAGCGAGGCTGAAAGCCGTTCCGTACGCGCGCAATTGCGTGGACTGCGAACGTGAACGAGAAACCGAAAACTCATGA
- a CDS encoding signal peptidase II — MNRLPRNRAVVFGIITASMLAVDLWSKTAAFTAFPLRNGGPWLIDSTAVRFRFFTSLNEGALWGFGQGFAWAFALLSVAAFVGVLYWLFVMKAAESLWLTISLAFVSAGTLGNLYDRLGLHGIRLPGQDQPIQAVRDFFHFQFGGTVQNPGLDWAIFNVADICLVCGAGMLMIQSLFAPPEPTTQPVRTES, encoded by the coding sequence ATGAACAGATTGCCGCGAAATCGAGCCGTTGTTTTTGGAATCATCACGGCGTCGATGCTGGCGGTTGATTTGTGGTCCAAGACAGCGGCTTTCACCGCGTTCCCTCTGCGCAATGGCGGGCCATGGTTGATTGATTCAACGGCCGTTCGGTTCCGTTTTTTCACCAGCCTGAATGAAGGCGCGCTGTGGGGATTTGGCCAGGGGTTCGCCTGGGCCTTTGCTCTGTTAAGTGTCGCTGCGTTTGTCGGTGTGCTGTACTGGCTGTTCGTGATGAAAGCGGCCGAAAGTTTGTGGCTGACAATTTCGCTGGCATTCGTGTCTGCCGGCACGCTGGGAAACCTGTACGATCGCCTCGGCCTGCATGGTATTCGCCTGCCCGGTCAGGATCAGCCGATTCAAGCGGTTCGCGACTTCTTTCATTTTCAGTTCGGCGGCACTGTTCAGAACCCTGGACTCGATTGGGCCATCTTTAACGTGGCCGACATCTGCCTTGTTTGCGGAGCCGGCATGCTGATGATCCAGTCACTGTTTGCCCCGCCTGAACCGACAACTCAGCCCGTCCGTACGGAATCGTAG